Within Larus michahellis chromosome 5, bLarMic1.1, whole genome shotgun sequence, the genomic segment CAAATTCTGGGCAAACGGCTTCTGCAGTTTCTGTATCGTTGCTTTGTGACTAATGACCTTGCGcagagttgttaaaaaaaaatcctctccgGAGAAAGAGCTGAACATTTTAGGCGATCTCTGAAGATGGATTTGGGTGCTTTTCTGCCAACCAGAGGGGATATTCTGTGGACTGCTCTGTAATACACGGGGTTCTTCTCCTATCAGCTGTGCGGCTACCGACAttgttgggatttttatttttttttctttacatttttatttttttaaataactgcccATTGCTAAGAGGATTTGGAGTTTTCCCGGACACAAGCCCTTTGAATAAAGcgaatcacattttttttttccccgtgtgtGCAGAGAGGGGGAAGAATAAAGCTAATGCCTCGGTCGTAAACggctgagagagagggagagagagagagagagagagagagagagaaaagagagggagagtgTGTGAATTGTAGTTAACTCTAGTGTCGAAGAAGACGACCTGGGGGGCTTCGAATCGCTCAGTGCTTCTCCTGCTTTTATTGCAAACCTTGCAAAGTGATTACAGTAAcatcagagaggaggaggagaagggggaggaggaggaaaatcccATCCTATCTACCGAGATgaatctttaaaaagcaaaatacactGTCCCGTGAACTGTGAGTACATCGCAACtggaaggcagggagagcagcaaagGAGCCAGCAGCAGGGTTTTGACCACCAATTGCACCAGCCATGAGACAATAAGTTCCCAGGAACAGAAGGATTTTGTAATTGATCACCCGGACGCTCAGCCGCTCTGTTGGCTTCTCAGGGGAGTTTACTGGGGGGCAGGTGGGAGTGAGAcgagggggggggggtcggtgcgaggaagatgaggaagatgCGGACTCTCCTTGGCTTtgtgcattgctgctgctgctgcttctgcttcttgctcctcctgcctccgcCGCTCTGGGTCAGCCTGGCAGCGGCCAAGCAGCTCCTGAGGTACCGGCTGGCCGAGGAGGGACCCGCCGACATCCGCATCGGCAACGTGGCTTCCGACCTGGGAATCGTGACGGGCTCCGGAGAGGTGACATTCAGCCTGGAATCGGGCTCCGACTATCTCAAGATCGATAACATGACCGGGGAGCTGAGCACCACGGAGCGGCGCATCGACCGCGAGAAGCTGCCGCAGTGCCAGATGATCTTCGACGAGAACGAGTGCTTCCTGGACTTCGAGGTGTCGGTCATCGGCCCCTCGCAGAGCTGGGTGGACCTCTTCGAGGGCCGGGTCATCATCCTGGACATCAACGACAACACCCCCACCTTCCCGTCCCCTGTCCTCACGCTGACCGTGGAGGAGAACCGGCCCGTGGGGACCCTCTACCTGCTCCCCACCGCCACCGACAGGGACTTCGGCCGCAACGGCATCGAGCGCTAcgagctgctgcaggagcccggcggggacggcggccgccgcgctggcgggggcggcggcggcggcggcggcggcggcgggggaggctcGGCCTCGGCGGCCTCCGAGAGCGCCCTCTACCCCGGCGGCAGCAAGCGGCGGCAGGAGGCGGACGCGGCGGCGCGGAGCAGCGTCTTCGAGCTGCAGGTGGCCGACACCCTCGACGGGGAGAAGCAGCCGCAGCTGATCGTCAAAGGGGCGCTGGACCGGGAGCAGCGGGACTCCTACGAGCTCAGTCTCCGCGTGCGGGACGGCGGCGACCCGGCGCGCTCCTCGCAGGCTATCCTGAGGGTGCTCATCACCGACGTGAACGACAACAGCCCCCGCTTCGAAAAGAGCGTCTACGAGGCAGACCTGGCGGAGAAcagcagccccggcacccccaTCCTGCAGCTGCGAGCCGCCGACCTGGACGTGGGGGTGAACGGGCAGATCGAGTACGTCTTCGGGGCGGCCACCGAGTCCGTCAGGCGCCTGCTGCGGCTGGATGAGACCTCTGGCTGGCTCAGCGTCTTGCACCGCATCGACCGGGAGGAGGTGAACCAGCTTCGCTTCACCGTCATGGCCCGAGATCGGGGCCAGCCCCCCAAGACAGACAAGGCCACGGTCGTGCTGAACATCCGTGATGAGAATGACAACGTGCCCACCATCGACATCCGGAAAATTGGGCGCATCCCACTGCGGGATGGGGTGGCTAGTGTGGCCGAGGACGTGCTGGTGGATACCCCCATTGCCCTGGTGCAGGTGTCGGACCGGGACCAAGGTGAAAACGGCGTGGTGACCTGCACCGTGGTGGGTGACGTGCCCTTCCAGCTCAAGCCGGCCAGCGAGGGTGAAGGGGAGCCACAGAACAAACGCAAGTATTTCCTCCACACCTCAGCCCCTCTGGACTATGAGGCTGTCCGTGACTACAACGTGGTGATTGTGGCTGTGGACTCGGGCAGCCCCAGCTTGTCCAGCAACAACTCCTTGCTGGTGCGGGTCGGGGACACTAACGACAACCCTCCCGTGTTCAGCCAGGCCGTGCTGGAGGTCTCCTTCCCAGAGAACAACTTGCCTGGCGAGAGGGTGGCCACAGTGGTCGCCACGGATGCAGACAGTGGCAAGAATGCTGAGCTCACCTACTCCCTGGAGGCCTCACCCCTCTCCTCAGAGTCGCCAGGCGGCATCTTCAGCATCGACCCTGACTCTGGGGACGTGTCGGTGCAGGCGGTGCTGGACCGTGAGCAACGTGACACCTATGAGTTCCAGGTAACGGCCCGGGACAAGGGGGTCCCATCGCTGCAGGGCTCCACCACAGTGGTGGTGCGGGTGGCAGATCGCAACGACAATGAGCCACGCTTCATGCAGGATGTGTTCACTTTTTACGTGAAGGAGAACCTGCAGCCCAACAGCCCCGTGGGCATGGTGACTGTGATGGACTTCGACAAGGGCCGCAATGCTGAGCTCAGCCTCTCCATCCAGCCCGGTGATCACGACCAGGCAACTGGTATCTTCTCCATCGAGAACGACACCGGAACCATTTTTTCCACCGTCTCTTTCGACCGTGAGCAACAGACCAGCTACACTTTTAAGGTGAAGGCAGTGGATGGAGGTGAGCCACCACGGTCTGCCACTGCCACCGTGTCCCTCTTTGTGATGGACGAGAATGACAACGCACCCACTGTCACCTTCCCCAGCAACAGCTCCTACACCGTGCTGCCACCCTCCAGCAACATGCGCACCGTGGTGGCCACGGTGGTTGCCACCGATGCTGACACCGGTCTCAATGCTGACCTCAACTACAGCATCGTCGGGGGCAACCCCTTCAAGCTCTTCGAGATTGACCCGGCCAGCGGTGTGGTGTCACTGGTGGGCAAGCTGGCCCCCAAGCACTATGGCCTGCATCGCCTCGTGGTACAGGTGAATGACAGTGGGCAGCCACCCCAGTCCACCACTGCCCTGCTCCATGTCTTTGTCAACGAGAGCCTGTCCAATGCCACCGTGGTGGAGGGCCAGGTGGCCCGCAGCCTCCACACTCCCCTGGCCCAGGACATTGCTGGCGACCCCAGCTACGAGCTGAGCAAGCAGCGGCTTAGCATAGTCATCGGCGTGGTGGCTGGCATCATGACCGtcatcctcctcatcctggtGGTGGTCATGGCCCGCTACTGCCGCTCCAAGAGCAAACACGGCTATGAGGCTGGCAAGAAGGACCACGAGGATTTCTTCACCCCGCAGCAGCATGACAAGGCCAAGAAGCCCAAAAAGgacaagaaaggcaagaagggcAAGCAGCCCCTCTACAGCAGCATCGTCACCGTCGAGGCTTCCAAGCCCAACGGGCAGCGCTACGACAGCGTCAACGAGAAGCTCTCGGACAGCCCCGGTATGGGGCGGTACCGCTCGGTCAACGGTGGCCCGGGCAGCCCCGACCTGGCCAGGCACTACAAGTCGAGCTCGCCGCTGCCCACGGTCCAGCTGCACCCCCAGTCCCCCACTGCCGGCAAAAAGCACCAGGCCGTGCAGGACCTGCCCCCGGCCAACACCTTCGTGGGCGCCGGCGACAACATCTCCATCGGGTCGGACCACTGCTCTGAGTACAGCTGCCAGGCCAGCAGCAAGTACAGCAAGCAGGTAAGAGCGCTGCGCCCCGCGCAACCCCCGACGCTCACACccgcaccccccccacacaccccccgcgGGGGAGGGAGCGGCGatgcccgcctccccccgcctccccccgcctcccacaCCGGCACAAGCAGGCACCACCGTCAGCTTCAATGACCCGTTCAGCCTGGCAtccccgccccccttcccccccccccccgcaggtaGTCAGGTGCCCAGAGCAACACACAGCACGCAGCAAGGAGAGTCAGAGatctttattattataatttttttatcgTTCCCTCCGCTTTTCACACCCGGCAGCCAACCAGCCCGACGGTGCAGCCGCATCGACGGGGGCGGCGGGACCGCCCCGTCGAGGCGGCGGGCACGacgcccccccgccccttcccccggcAGGCGCAACGGCagccgggcgcggggcgggccggggaCGCGGTCGCCAGCCCAGACAGCGAGCTGTGAGGCAACCTGAGGTGCCTTTATCAGCCGCCCGCCCGCAGGCCAATGCCGGCGGTTGCGGGGGGGAGAATCAggacacacacacgccccccgcCGTTCCCCCGGCGGAGCCGCGCTCCCTCCGTCCGCCCCCGCGGTCCTGccgtcctccccccgcccccggctccgccTTCCGCGGCCGATCCCGCTCGCCCCCCCCGCCGTGCTGCTTTCCCAGCCTTACAGGCAGCGGGCTCCGGCCGAGGGGGAAAGTTTGGCCTCGGCAGCCAGgtgttttgggggaaggggggggggcggg encodes:
- the PCDH7 gene encoding protocadherin-7 isoform X5, whose amino-acid sequence is MRKMRTLLGFVHCCCCCFCFLLLLPPPLWVSLAAAKQLLRYRLAEEGPADIRIGNVASDLGIVTGSGEVTFSLESGSDYLKIDNMTGELSTTERRIDREKLPQCQMIFDENECFLDFEVSVIGPSQSWVDLFEGRVIILDINDNTPTFPSPVLTLTVEENRPVGTLYLLPTATDRDFGRNGIERYELLQEPGGDGGRRAGGGGGGGGGGGGGGSASAASESALYPGGSKRRQEADAAARSSVFELQVADTLDGEKQPQLIVKGALDREQRDSYELSLRVRDGGDPARSSQAILRVLITDVNDNSPRFEKSVYEADLAENSSPGTPILQLRAADLDVGVNGQIEYVFGAATESVRRLLRLDETSGWLSVLHRIDREEVNQLRFTVMARDRGQPPKTDKATVVLNIRDENDNVPTIDIRKIGRIPLRDGVASVAEDVLVDTPIALVQVSDRDQGENGVVTCTVVGDVPFQLKPASEGEGEPQNKRKYFLHTSAPLDYEAVRDYNVVIVAVDSGSPSLSSNNSLLVRVGDTNDNPPVFSQAVLEVSFPENNLPGERVATVVATDADSGKNAELTYSLEASPLSSESPGGIFSIDPDSGDVSVQAVLDREQRDTYEFQVTARDKGVPSLQGSTTVVVRVADRNDNEPRFMQDVFTFYVKENLQPNSPVGMVTVMDFDKGRNAELSLSIQPGDHDQATGIFSIENDTGTIFSTVSFDREQQTSYTFKVKAVDGGEPPRSATATVSLFVMDENDNAPTVTFPSNSSYTVLPPSSNMRTVVATVVATDADTGLNADLNYSIVGGNPFKLFEIDPASGVVSLVGKLAPKHYGLHRLVVQVNDSGQPPQSTTALLHVFVNESLSNATVVEGQVARSLHTPLAQDIAGDPSYELSKQRLSIVIGVVAGIMTVILLILVVVMARYCRSKSKHGYEAGKKDHEDFFTPQQHDKAKKPKKDKKGKKGKQPLYSSIVTVEASKPNGQRYDSVNEKLSDSPGMGRYRSVNGGPGSPDLARHYKSSSPLPTVQLHPQSPTAGKKHQAVQDLPPANTFVGAGDNISIGSDHCSEYSCQASSKYSKQIQGLYQM
- the PCDH7 gene encoding protocadherin-7 isoform X4; amino-acid sequence: MRKMRTLLGFVHCCCCCFCFLLLLPPPLWVSLAAAKQLLRYRLAEEGPADIRIGNVASDLGIVTGSGEVTFSLESGSDYLKIDNMTGELSTTERRIDREKLPQCQMIFDENECFLDFEVSVIGPSQSWVDLFEGRVIILDINDNTPTFPSPVLTLTVEENRPVGTLYLLPTATDRDFGRNGIERYELLQEPGGDGGRRAGGGGGGGGGGGGGGSASAASESALYPGGSKRRQEADAAARSSVFELQVADTLDGEKQPQLIVKGALDREQRDSYELSLRVRDGGDPARSSQAILRVLITDVNDNSPRFEKSVYEADLAENSSPGTPILQLRAADLDVGVNGQIEYVFGAATESVRRLLRLDETSGWLSVLHRIDREEVNQLRFTVMARDRGQPPKTDKATVVLNIRDENDNVPTIDIRKIGRIPLRDGVASVAEDVLVDTPIALVQVSDRDQGENGVVTCTVVGDVPFQLKPASEGEGEPQNKRKYFLHTSAPLDYEAVRDYNVVIVAVDSGSPSLSSNNSLLVRVGDTNDNPPVFSQAVLEVSFPENNLPGERVATVVATDADSGKNAELTYSLEASPLSSESPGGIFSIDPDSGDVSVQAVLDREQRDTYEFQVTARDKGVPSLQGSTTVVVRVADRNDNEPRFMQDVFTFYVKENLQPNSPVGMVTVMDFDKGRNAELSLSIQPGDHDQATGIFSIENDTGTIFSTVSFDREQQTSYTFKVKAVDGGEPPRSATATVSLFVMDENDNAPTVTFPSNSSYTVLPPSSNMRTVVATVVATDADTGLNADLNYSIVGGNPFKLFEIDPASGVVSLVGKLAPKHYGLHRLVVQVNDSGQPPQSTTALLHVFVNESLSNATVVEGQVARSLHTPLAQDIAGDPSYELSKQRLSIVIGVVAGIMTVILLILVVVMARYCRSKSKHGYEAGKKDHEDFFTPQQHDKAKKPKKDKKGKKGKQPLYSSIVTVEASKPNGQRYDSVNEKLSDSPGMGRYRSVNGGPGSPDLARHYKSSSPLPTVQLHPQSPTAGKKHQAVQDLPPANTFVGAGDNISIGSDHCSEYSCQASSKYSKQVDTVQTTQHPGHIEESCKMNVCARK
- the PCDH7 gene encoding protocadherin-7 isoform X3; translated protein: MRKMRTLLGFVHCCCCCFCFLLLLPPPLWVSLAAAKQLLRYRLAEEGPADIRIGNVASDLGIVTGSGEVTFSLESGSDYLKIDNMTGELSTTERRIDREKLPQCQMIFDENECFLDFEVSVIGPSQSWVDLFEGRVIILDINDNTPTFPSPVLTLTVEENRPVGTLYLLPTATDRDFGRNGIERYELLQEPGGDGGRRAGGGGGGGGGGGGGGSASAASESALYPGGSKRRQEADAAARSSVFELQVADTLDGEKQPQLIVKGALDREQRDSYELSLRVRDGGDPARSSQAILRVLITDVNDNSPRFEKSVYEADLAENSSPGTPILQLRAADLDVGVNGQIEYVFGAATESVRRLLRLDETSGWLSVLHRIDREEVNQLRFTVMARDRGQPPKTDKATVVLNIRDENDNVPTIDIRKIGRIPLRDGVASVAEDVLVDTPIALVQVSDRDQGENGVVTCTVVGDVPFQLKPASEGEGEPQNKRKYFLHTSAPLDYEAVRDYNVVIVAVDSGSPSLSSNNSLLVRVGDTNDNPPVFSQAVLEVSFPENNLPGERVATVVATDADSGKNAELTYSLEASPLSSESPGGIFSIDPDSGDVSVQAVLDREQRDTYEFQVTARDKGVPSLQGSTTVVVRVADRNDNEPRFMQDVFTFYVKENLQPNSPVGMVTVMDFDKGRNAELSLSIQPGDHDQATGIFSIENDTGTIFSTVSFDREQQTSYTFKVKAVDGGEPPRSATATVSLFVMDENDNAPTVTFPSNSSYTVLPPSSNMRTVVATVVATDADTGLNADLNYSIVGGNPFKLFEIDPASGVVSLVGKLAPKHYGLHRLVVQVNDSGQPPQSTTALLHVFVNESLSNATVVEGQVARSLHTPLAQDIAGDPSYELSKQRLSIVIGVVAGIMTVILLILVVVMARYCRSKSKHGYEAGKKDHEDFFTPQQHDKAKKPKKDKKGKKGKQPLYSSIVTVEASKPNGQRYDSVNEKLSDSPGMGRYRSVNGGPGSPDLARHYKSSSPLPTVQLHPQSPTAGKKHQAVQDLPPANTFVGAGDNISIGSDHCSEYSCQASSKYSKQPFRRVTFSVVSQPQDPHQGSLQSCYDSGLEESETPSNSRPLPDVALTGKCTRECDEYGHSDSCWMPVRTSPERKQKSQPKLSTFMPVDERGSQEKLANGEASLMGDRNRNLLNKKLTSSYETFSAASFSKNEEGNPEDIPLTQTGEYKPSPVNTLTRREVYL
- the PCDH7 gene encoding protocadherin-7 isoform X2, with product MRKMRTLLGFVHCCCCCFCFLLLLPPPLWVSLAAAKQLLRYRLAEEGPADIRIGNVASDLGIVTGSGEVTFSLESGSDYLKIDNMTGELSTTERRIDREKLPQCQMIFDENECFLDFEVSVIGPSQSWVDLFEGRVIILDINDNTPTFPSPVLTLTVEENRPVGTLYLLPTATDRDFGRNGIERYELLQEPGGDGGRRAGGGGGGGGGGGGGGSASAASESALYPGGSKRRQEADAAARSSVFELQVADTLDGEKQPQLIVKGALDREQRDSYELSLRVRDGGDPARSSQAILRVLITDVNDNSPRFEKSVYEADLAENSSPGTPILQLRAADLDVGVNGQIEYVFGAATESVRRLLRLDETSGWLSVLHRIDREEVNQLRFTVMARDRGQPPKTDKATVVLNIRDENDNVPTIDIRKIGRIPLRDGVASVAEDVLVDTPIALVQVSDRDQGENGVVTCTVVGDVPFQLKPASEGEGEPQNKRKYFLHTSAPLDYEAVRDYNVVIVAVDSGSPSLSSNNSLLVRVGDTNDNPPVFSQAVLEVSFPENNLPGERVATVVATDADSGKNAELTYSLEASPLSSESPGGIFSIDPDSGDVSVQAVLDREQRDTYEFQVTARDKGVPSLQGSTTVVVRVADRNDNEPRFMQDVFTFYVKENLQPNSPVGMVTVMDFDKGRNAELSLSIQPGDHDQATGIFSIENDTGTIFSTVSFDREQQTSYTFKVKAVDGGEPPRSATATVSLFVMDENDNAPTVTFPSNSSYTVLPPSSNMRTVVATVVATDADTGLNADLNYSIVGGNPFKLFEIDPASGVVSLVGKLAPKHYGLHRLVVQVNDSGQPPQSTTALLHVFVNESLSNATVVEGQVARSLHTPLAQDIAGDPSYELSKQRLSIVIGVVAGIMTVILLILVVVMARYCRSKSKHGYEAGKKDHEDFFTPQQHDKAKKPKKDKKGKKGKQPLYSSIVTVEASKPNGQRYDSVNEKLSDSPGMGRYRSVNGGPGSPDLARHYKSSSPLPTVQLHPQSPTAGKKHQAVQDLPPANTFVGAGDNISIGSDHCSEYSCQASSKYSKQPFRRVTFSVVSQPQDPHQGSLQSCYDSGLEESETPSSKSSSGPRLGALPLPEDNYERTTPDGSVDSRPLPDVALTGKCTRECDEYGHSDSCWMPVRTSPERKQKSQPKLSTFMPVDERGSQEKLANGEASLMGDRNRNLLNKKLTSSYETFSAASFSKNEEGNPEDIPLTQTGEYKPSPVNTLTRREVYL
- the PCDH7 gene encoding protocadherin-7 isoform X1; the protein is MRKMRTLLGFVHCCCCCFCFLLLLPPPLWVSLAAAKQLLRYRLAEEGPADIRIGNVASDLGIVTGSGEVTFSLESGSDYLKIDNMTGELSTTERRIDREKLPQCQMIFDENECFLDFEVSVIGPSQSWVDLFEGRVIILDINDNTPTFPSPVLTLTVEENRPVGTLYLLPTATDRDFGRNGIERYELLQEPGGDGGRRAGGGGGGGGGGGGGGSASAASESALYPGGSKRRQEADAAARSSVFELQVADTLDGEKQPQLIVKGALDREQRDSYELSLRVRDGGDPARSSQAILRVLITDVNDNSPRFEKSVYEADLAENSSPGTPILQLRAADLDVGVNGQIEYVFGAATESVRRLLRLDETSGWLSVLHRIDREEVNQLRFTVMARDRGQPPKTDKATVVLNIRDENDNVPTIDIRKIGRIPLRDGVASVAEDVLVDTPIALVQVSDRDQGENGVVTCTVVGDVPFQLKPASEGEGEPQNKRKYFLHTSAPLDYEAVRDYNVVIVAVDSGSPSLSSNNSLLVRVGDTNDNPPVFSQAVLEVSFPENNLPGERVATVVATDADSGKNAELTYSLEASPLSSESPGGIFSIDPDSGDVSVQAVLDREQRDTYEFQVTARDKGVPSLQGSTTVVVRVADRNDNEPRFMQDVFTFYVKENLQPNSPVGMVTVMDFDKGRNAELSLSIQPGDHDQATGIFSIENDTGTIFSTVSFDREQQTSYTFKVKAVDGGEPPRSATATVSLFVMDENDNAPTVTFPSNSSYTVLPPSSNMRTVVATVVATDADTGLNADLNYSIVGGNPFKLFEIDPASGVVSLVGKLAPKHYGLHRLVVQVNDSGQPPQSTTALLHVFVNESLSNATVVEGQVARSLHTPLAQDIAGDPSYELSKQRLSIVIGVVAGIMTVILLILVVVMARYCRSKSKHGYEAGKKDHEDFFTPQQHDKAKKPKKDKKGKKGKQPLYSSIVTVEASKPNGQRYDSVNEKLSDSPGMGRYRSVNGGPGSPDLARHYKSSSPLPTVQLHPQSPTAGKKHQAVQDLPPANTFVGAGDNISIGSDHCSEYSCQASSKYSKQPFRRVTFSVVSQPQDPHQGSLQSCYDSGLEESETPSSKSSSGPRLGALPLPEDNYERTTPDGSVGEAEHMENDSRPLPDVALTGKCTRECDEYGHSDSCWMPVRTSPERKQKSQPKLSTFMPVDERGSQEKLANGEASLMGDRNRNLLNKKLTSSYETFSAASFSKNEEGNPEDIPLTQTGEYKPSPVNTLTRREVYL